CTGGCCGTACTGGAGGCCACCACCGCCCTCGCGGCGTTCTTCGACCGCTACCCGGACGTGGCCCTCGGCTGCCCGGAACAGGACCTGGAGCCGCTGCCCACCTTCATACTGAACGGCTATGCGGCTCTGCCGGTGGTGCTGCGCCAGGCTTGAGCGGGTGCCGGACACGGCGTACCGGACAGAGCCACAGGCTCCGCGGCGAACTCGGCCGCGGAGCCTTTCTGTTGTGTCCGGACGGTAGGCAGGGAGCCTTCGCCGCTCCTTCTCCCCGTGGATTCGACGGGCGTCCTTCGACCGTGCACAGAAACCGCACTAGCGGTTTGTTGAAGTCGGATCGTATGCCGAATGGGTGGAGTCATCTGCCGGTGGACGGCCCCGCAGGGGGCGGAGCGTGGTCGGAAACCACCACCCCCGGCACCTATCGCAGATCCCTGTGCGGCGGCGGAGGGGCCTGATCGCGGCCCTGGTGTCCCGCTTGTTCTCAGCCAGGCTGTAGAGCCGTTGCCGTCCCGTCCTGCTTCACGATCCGTCTGTCGCACGTGGTGGAACGGTCCGTTGATCGTGATGAAGATCTTGCCTGTGTGTCATGTGTCGCCCGGGTCGGGCGTGTCGTCGGCGCAGCCCGTTCGCATACACCTGTCTGAACTCGGCGCACCGCTGCCGGTAGTGATGCGTTCAGCTCCGCAATACTATTAAAACCGCGCAAGCGGTTTGTTAGACTCTCGGGTAGTGGGGCTCGCTGCATCGTGGGGAGCGGCCTGGTGTGACTGTGAGCGGTGGTGCCGGGGGCGCCGGCGAGTCCAGCTCCCCGGCCGGCTTCGTCGCAGCTTCCCTGGCCGCCTGCCCTCCGCAGGCGTGGCAACCCCTTGCAGTGACGGAGTAGTTGATGGTCAAACAGGAACGCGCGGTGCGAACGCGCGACACCCTGATCCGGTCCGCGGCCGAGATCTTCGACCGGGAGGGGTTCGCGGTGGCGTCACTCACCGCGATCAGTACGCTGGCCGGGGTGAGCAACGGCGCGCTGCACCACCACTTCACCAGCAAGGCCGCGCTGACCGACGCGGTCGAGGAGGCGGCGCTGGCCCGGCTGCTGGCCGTCACCGAAGCCGGGCTCCCGCTCGGGGCAAGCCGTATACAGCTCCTGGTCGACGTGACCCATCGGCTGGCGACTGCGCTGCGCGGGGACGTGGTGCTGCGGGCCGGGTTCGAGCTGAGCGGTGAGATGTCCCGCCCGCCGCATATCGACCTGCGCGAGTGGTGGCGGCGCTGGGTCGCGGAGACGCTCAGACAGGCCGACTCCGAGGGTGAGTTGCGCCCGGATGTCACTGCTTCGGACGTGGTGAGCGCTGTCGTGGCCGCCACCGTGGGGTTCGAGGTGCTGGGGGCGCGGGAGGCGGCGTGGCTTTCGGCCTCCACCATCACCCGGTTCTGGCGCCTGCTGCTGCCGACGGTCGTGTCGGCGGCCCTTCTCGCGGACCTCGACTCCAAGGGGACCGGCCCGCTGTAGTTGCCCCTGAGCCCCGGTCTTCGTGGATGCGCACGAAGACCGGGGCTTCCCCATGTTCCAGACCTCTTAGTTTGTTTGACTCGCCTCTCGGTCAGCCCTAGAGGGGAGATGGAGCGACTCATGGGGCGGACCCGCTGCGGCCTGTCCTGTATTTATGCAGGTCAAGGCGATGCTTGAGGGTTCGTTAGGTGAGCTAAGAAATAAAAACAGCACGGTCGGTTTCATATTGACAAACCGCCAGTCCTGTTTTTTACTGAGTGAGGCTCATCCACGGACAGGGGAGTACGCGTGGACATCGAAGTACTGGGCACACTGGCGGTTCGGGAGCATGGAGTCTCCGTAACGCCGACAGCCCCCAAGCCGCGACAGGTGCTGGCGCTGCTCGCGCTCCATGCCGATCAGGTCGTCCCGGTGTCGGCTCTGATCGAGGAGCTGTGGGCGGGTGCACCGCCGCGCAGCGCACGCACCACGCTGCAGACCTACGTGCTGCAGCTGCGGGCCCTCATCGCGAGTGCACTGGAGCAGGGCGCGGCCGCCGCGGAAGGCGGCGAAGGTGTCGCGGGCGCCGCAGGTCGACGCACCGCCAAGGACGTGCTCGTCACGCTGCCCGGCGGCTACCTGCTCAACAGCGGCGGCGGCACCAGCGACGTCCGCGAGTTCGACCGGCTCGCCGGCATCGGCTACCGGGCGATGGACGCGGGCGACTTCCCGGGCGCGGCCCGGCAGCTGCGCGAGGCGCTGGCCCTGTGGTCGGGGCCGGCCTTCGCCGACGTGCACGGCGGGATCCAGCTGGACATGGAGGCGCGGCGGCTCGAGGAGACCCGGCTCTGCGCGCTCGACCAGCGCATCGAGGCCGATCTGCGGCTCGGGCGGCACCGCGAGCTGCTCGCCGAGCTGACCGTGCTGGCCAGTCGGTACCGCACCCACGAGAACCTGCACGGCCAGTTCATGCTGGCCCTGCACCGCTCTGGCCGCCGAGGCGAGGCCCTCGACGTCTACCAGCGGCTGCGCGCCACCCTGGTGCGCGAACTCGGGCTCGAGCCGTCGGCCGCCCTGCGCCGGCTGCAGCGCTCGATCCTGATGGCCAGCCCCGAGAGTCCGGTGGCCACGGACACGAACAGCGAGCGACTCGTACGCGTGGGCTGAGATGGCCGTACGCGATACGAGGAACGCGGCCGCGATCGGCTCGCCGGGCCGGACGCGCGCCCGGACCACGGGCCGAGGAGGCAGCGTGATGCAGGACAGGTCGGAGCGGACCCGCAGGAAGCTCGTCCATGCGGGGGCCGAGATGTTCCACCGCAACGGCTATGCGAACGCGACGCTCGGCGAGATCGCCGCGTTCGCCGGAGTGACCAAGGGGGCGCTGTACTTCCACTTCGCCTCCAAAGACGAACTGGCGGAGGCGGTCCAGCGGCGAGGCTGCGAGCTGCTGCACGAGTCGGTGCGCGAACTGCGCGCATCCGGTCTCTCTCCGCTCCAGACGCTGATCAGCACGACGCACTGGCTCGCGCTCAACCTGCGCGAGGAGCCGGCGATCCCGGCCAGCTTCCGCATCACCAAGGAATGCGCGGGACTGCCCGCGCTCGCCACCGACTTCCACCGGATCTGGCTCGCAGAGGTCTGCGGACTGCTGCGCCAGGCCCGCGACGCGGGTGAACTGCGCGCCGAGGGCCGCTGGGAGAGCATCGAGTCGCTGGTCGCCGCGGCGAGCTGCGGGATCGAGTCGCTGGCCGGCACCGGAATGCCGTACGCCGAGCTCCAGCGCCGGGTGGCCGGGGTGTGGTCGCTGCTGCTGCCCTGCCTGGTGCCCGAGGGCGCGGAGAAGAACTTCCGCGTCGGGATGCCGGGTACCGATCCCGCGCCCCGCCTCGTGGGCGACGCCTTGGTCGGCGCCCCGGACGAACCCACGGCCCGCCGGTCCCGGCCGGTGTTCTCGGGCAGCACCGCGTGACCGTGTGCCACCGACGACTTGGAGGAGCCTGCGATGACGAATGAACATCCTGCGGACGTACTGACGGACCTCATCGGGGTGCTCGGTGACGTGCTGCGGGTCAAGCCGGAGAAGATCGACCCCGAGCAGACCTTCCAGTCCATGGGGCTCGACTCCCTGCTGGTCGTGGAGTTCGTCGCCGTGGTCAACACCCGGTACGGGCTGCGGGTGCTGGCGACCGACCTGTACGACTTCCCGACGCCGGCCTCCTTCGCACGCGAGGTCGCGCGGGCGGCGCGCAGCGCGGCCGCCGCGCCCGTCTCCGCCCCCGTTCCCTACGCCGTCTCCGCGGCGGCGGTCGCGGCTGCTGCCGCTGCCCCCCGCCCCGCCGCTGCCGCCCCGGCCCCGGCCACGGGCCTCGAGCGGCAGGTGCCGCCGGCCGCGGCGGCGACCCGGATCGCGGAGGTGCTGCGGGAGCAGCTCGCCGGGATCCTGTGCTGCGACCCCTGGGACATCGACACCACCGCCGCGTTCAACGTGCTCGGTGTGGACTCGATCGTGGGCGCGGAGTTCATCGCCGTCGTCAACCGCACCTTCGGTCTCCAGGAGCGGTCGGTGCTGCTCTACGAGCACCCCAACCTCGCAGCCATGGCCGCATACATCGCGGCCCGCACCGGCGCGGCCGCGCAGGACCTCGCCCCTGCCCCGGCGGCCCCCAGGAGCTCTGCCCAGGCGCCGGAGCCGGCGTTCCGCCCGGCGGCCACCGGGCCGGCGTCCGCCGCTCCCGCCGCCGCTGGCCCTGCCGCACGGCCGCTGCCGGGCGGCGATCTCGACGTCCTGCTGGACGCGATCCGCGACGACCGGCTCACCGTGGACGAGGCACTCCTGCTGCTCGCCCGCCGCGGCTGAAGGAGCTCCACCCCCAGGGGATGTCCGGCGGACCAGGGCCCGGCCCGGCTCGTCCGGCACCGCGCCGTGCCGCGTCGTCGTCGCTCGCCGACGTTCCCCGGCCACCGCCGGGAGGCGCCCCGCCGCGTCGCCTCCTCCTCCGCCTCGCCGTCCACGGCACCAGACGATCCGGCCCATCCGACCCCGACCCGCCGGACACCCCCTGGGGGGGGTGTCTTGTGGATCAGACCGGGCGGGCGGCGTCCGGTGCCGCGCCTCGCCGCGTTCTCGTCGGTCGCCAATGTCCCCCAGCTACCGCTGGGAGGTACCCCCACCGCATTGGCTCCCTCCTCGGCCTTGCGATCCACGGCACCGGACGCCGCTCCCTGATCCGGCCTGATCCACAAGACACCCCCTAGAAGGAGCACGTCCAGATGGACGAGAAGGAAGTCCTGACCCGGTTCAAGAACGGCCATCTGGACCGGGCCCAGGTGGCCGCTCTGCTGTCCGGCGCCGCCGGCGGTGCCACCGGTTCGGGACCCGTGGTCTTCACACTGCCGGACGCCTGGCCGGAGCAGGACGCCGAAGAGCCCTCCCCGGCCGCAGCGCACCCGGCTCCCGGCCGCAGCGCGGATTCCGCGCCCGCAGAGCCCCTCGCGCCCGCGGGGCCGGGCGCCGGGCCGATCGCGGTCGTCGGGATGGCCGGCCGCTACCCGGGCGCCCCCGACCTCGCCTCCTTCTGGCGGAACGCGCGCGGCGGGCACGACAGCGCCTCCGAGCCGCCGGTCGGCCGGCCCGGCGACGAGCGGGGCCACTACCTGGAGCGCGTGCAGGACTTCGACCCGGAGTTCTTCGGGATCGACGCGCACGAGGCCGCCCTGATCGACCCCCAGGAGCGGCTGTTCCTGGAGACCGCGTGGGAGGCCCTCGAGGACGCCGGCTGCACCGGCGGCCGCCTGGACGCCCTGACCGCGCGCGACGGGACGCCGCGCAGCGTCGGGGTGTTCACCGGCGCCGGCAGCGGTGACTACCTGCTGCTCGCGGCCCGGACGTGGACGCCCGAGCGGCCCCGCCCGATGCCCGCGGGCGGCCAGTGGAGCCTGCCCAACCGGCTTTCCGCCCTGCTCGGCCTGACCGGCCCCAGCCAGTCGGTCGACACCGCCGAGTCCTCCGTGCTCGTCGCCCTCCATCTCGCCGTCGCCGCCCTGCACCGCGGGGAATGTGCCGCCGCGCTCGTCGGCGGGGTCCGGCTGCTGCTGCACCCGTCCAGCCGGCTCCCCGGCGCGGGCGAAGGCGTCGGCGCGCTGCTGCTCAAGCCCCTGGAGCGGGCCCTGGCCGACGGGGACAGTGTCCACTGTGTGGTCCGCGGCAGCGCGGTCGGCCACACCGCCCCCGACCCTTCGGCAGCCGGCCCCGGCCGCAGGTCCCGGGCCGCCGACGCGCGCAAGGGAGCCGCCGCGCGCGCCGCCGCGGCCCTGCGCGCGTCCTGCGCCGATCGCGGTACGCAGCCCGCGGCCCCGGCGGACGCCCCCGCGCAGCGGGTGCTGCGCGAAGCCCTGCGCGCGGCCGCGGTGGATGCTTCGGCCGTTGCGGTCCGCGAGGACGCCGGATCCGTACGCGCCCTCGTCGGCGACGCGGGCCCCGCGACCGGGGCCGCCGCCCTGACCCGGGCCGTGCTCCAGCTGCGCCACCGGATCCTGGTACCCGGCCCCGGGCGAGGCGAGGCAGAGGCATGGGGCAGCGGGGAGGCCGGGGAGAGCGCGCCCCGCCGGATCTGTGTCGGTGTGCGGGGCGCCGGCGGCGCGGACGCGCAGGTGGTCCTGGAGGAGTACGTACCCGCCCCGGCCGCCGGATCGGCGGCGGACCGGGCTCCCGCGGCCGACGAGCTGTTCGTGCTGTCCGCCCCCACGCCCGCCCATCTGGCCGCCACCGCACGGCGGTTCGCCGAGCTGCTCGGCGGACCGGGCCCGCTGCCCCCGCTCGGGGCGCTCGCCCGCGCCCTGCGCACCGGCCGGGCCGCCATGGACTGCCGGTTCGCGGCCGTCGTCGCCGACACCGGCGAACTGGTGCGGGTCCTTGAGCGGTTCGTACGGGAGGGTGCTCCCTGCGCCGATCTGCGGGACGGCGGCGCCGACCCGCTGGGGCTGGGCGGCGTAGCGGAGACGGACGGGTACCTTGCCGCGCTCTGGCAGGCCGGGCACCTGCACCAGCTCCGCGGCCTGTGGCTGGCCGGGCTCGACGTCGACTGGACCGCGCTCGAACCGGCCCACGGGGAAGCCACCGTGGCCGTACCGCTGCCCGCATCCGCGTTCCTGCGCATACCGCTGTGGCTGGGCGGCGAGGAGGGTTCGGCATGACCACGCTGTCCTTCGACCCGGCGGGGCAGGGGGAGAACGAGCCGGCCCCGGTCAACCTGTGGTTCTGCCCCAACGAGGACCTCGCGCCCGGGATCGCCGCCACCCTGGCCTCGCACTGGCTCGACGAGAACGAGCAGCAGGTGGCCGGCCGCTTCCTCTTCGAACGCGACCGCCGCCAGTACCTCGTCGCCCACGCCCTGGTGCGCCGGGTGCTGGCTCTGGAGACCGGCATCCCCGAGGCCGAGGCGATCATCTGGCGCTCCTCGCGCGGGCGGCCGTTCCTCCAGACGCCCGCCGGAGGCCTGCCGCGCGGCGCCGACACGCTGGACTTCAACCTCTCGCACGCCAACGCCTACAACCTGCTGGGCGTCTCCCGGGGCCTGCGCATCGGAGTCGACGTCGAGCGGCTCGACCGCGGTGAGCGCGGTCTGGAGAGCATCATCGCGACGTTCTCCCGCGAGGAGCAGGAGTGGATCGCCCGCGCCGCCCCCGGGCGGCCGCGCGACCGGCGCGTCCTGCGCCTGTGGACGCTGAAGGAGGCGTACTCCAAGGCCCGCGGGCTGGGACTCGGCCTGCCCTTCGACTCCTTCGTGTTCACCCTGGCCGAGGACCGGGGCGTGCTGTCCTTCCGGCCGCCCGCCGAGGACGCGGCGGCGCGCTGGCGGTTCCTGGAGGTCGAGCCGGTGCCCGACGTGCTGGCGGCGGTGGCGGTCGAGGTCGACGACACCCGGCCGCCGGCCGTCCATCTGCACCACGGATTTCCGTGGGGGCGCGCCGCGCCCCGCCGCCTGGTCCTGCCGGAACCCGCCGGGGTCTGAAGGACCCGCGGCCCGCGTGACGCATCGGGGGCGGCGGAAATGGTTTCCTTGGAAATCCGCTCGACATTCGATCGAGACGGGTGGAGGGAAATGAACCGGAGTCCGGAATCCGACGGGATATCAACGGGAAATCAAGGGAGAATCGAGCGGGGCGGTGGCGCGGAGACCGAGAATTCCTATTCCGGATCTTCGTAGAAAGAGGTGGCCCGTGGACGCCAAGAGCGCCGTCATCGAGGTGGCCGAGGGCGTCCACGCGTACGTGCAGCCCGAGGGCGGCTGGTGCCTGAACAACGCCGGCATCCTCACCGACGGCGGCCACAGCGCGCTCGTCGACACCGCCGCCACCGAGAGCCGGGCCCGGCAGCTGCGCCGGGCCGCGCTGCGCCTGGCCCCGCGGCCGCCGCGCGCCGTGGTCAACACGCACTTCCACGGCGACCACACCTACGGCAACTTCGTCTTCCCCGAGGCCCTGACCATCGGCCACGAGCGGACCCGGGCCATGGTCCAGGCGGCAGGGCTGCACATGGCCGGGCTGTGGCCGGACGTCTGCTGGGGCGACATCGAGATCACCCCGCCCGAACTGACCTTCCGGGACCGCACGACGCTCCACGTGGGCGGTATCCGGGCCGAGCTCGTGCACATCGGCCCGGCGGCCCACACCACCGACGACACGATCGTCTGGCTGCCCGACCAGCGCGTGCTGTTCACCGGCGACCTCGTGATGAACGGGGTCACGCCGTTCTGCGTCATGGGCTCCGTGGCGGGCTCGCTGCGCGCGCTGGACCGGCTGCGCGCACTGGGCGCCACCACGGTCGTCCCCGGCCACGGCCCGGTCGGCGGTCCGGAGCTCCTCGACGCCAGCGAGGCCTACCTGCGCTGGATCCAGCGCCTGGCCCAGGAGGGCGCCGCGGCCGGCGCGACCCCGCTCGAGCTGGCCCGCGCCACCGACCTCGGCCCCTACGCCGACCTGCTGGACACCGAGCGCCTGCTGCCCAACCTCCACCGCGGATACGCCGAGGAACAAGGCCTGCCCGAGGGATCGCCGCTGGACGTCGGAGCCCTCTTCCAGGAAATGACCGCGTACCACGGCCGCCCCTCGGAGTGCCTCGCCTGAGCCGACGCGAAGACCCCCTGCCGCAGAAGCAGCTGGCAGGGGGTCTTCGCGTACGGGTCCTCGTGCACCGGTCTTCGCGTACGGACGCCCGTGAGGGTCAGACGAGCTGCCCGCCCGGCACCGGCACGGCGGCCAGCAGGTTGAAACGCCGGATCAGCTCCTCCTGCTCCCGGCTGAGCGACTCGATCCGGTCGCCGAGCCGGGCGATCTCACGGCCGAGTTCGAGCAGTGCCGCATGAGGGTCCGGCGAGGCGGCCGGGGCGAGCGGGGCCAGCGGGACAGACGGGGCCAGCAGGACAGACGGGGCCAGCAGGACAGACGGGGCCGGCGGGACGGGCAGTGCGGGCCGGGGGACCGCGAGGGACGGCGCGTGGTGCAGGATCGCCTCCATCCGCTCGCGCAGGGCCGGGCCGGGCTCGACGCCGAGCTCGTCCGCCAGCCGCCGGCGGGCCCGCTCGTAGACGCCCAGCGCCTCCGTCTGCCGGCCGCACCGGTACAGGGCCAGCATCTGGAGGTCGTAGAGCCGCTCGCGCATGGGGTGGCTGGCCGTCAGCCGCTCCAGGTCCCGGGTGATCTCGGCGTGCCGCCCGCTGCGCAGATTCGCGTCGTGCAGCGTTTCCAGCGTGGTCAGCCGAAGCTCCTCCAGCCGGTCCGCCTCCACCGTGCAGATGGGTCCCTGCGTACTGCCCTCGAGCGCCGGGCCGCGCCACAGGGCGAGGGCCCCGCGCAGCAGTTCGGCCGCGTGCACGGGGTCGGAGCCGAGCGCCGACCGGCCCTCGGCGGACAGCCGGTGGAAGCGCTGGGCGTCGGTGGTGGCCCGGCCCGGCCGCAGCAGGTAGCCCATCGAGCGGGTGGCGATCCACTCGTGGCCGCCCGTGTCCGGGGCCCCGCCCTGCAGCAGCCGGCGCAGCCGGGCCACATGGGCCTGCAGCGCGTTGGCCGCGCTCACGGGCGGCCGGTCGCCCCACAGCTCGTGGATGAGCCGCTCCGCGGACAGCACGATGCCTGCCCGGACCACCAGGGCGCCGAGCAGTGCCCGCTGCTTGGCGCCGGAGGGCACGATGTGCGCGCCCGTACGCCGGTCGAACACCTCCACCGGGCCCAGGATGCGGAAGTCCACCCCGGTGTCGCCGTCCGTGCTTCGGGCGCGGCGTGCGCCGAATGCGTCGTGTGCGCCGAAATCCATGGTGTCTCCTCCCGGCGATCCGGTGGGACCTGGGGAAAGGCACGAAGACCGGCGGGCGAAAGAACAATGTGCCGGTTTTAATCCCCTGAGCGGAATCTACCACCTTGTATTCAGCCTGCAACCATGTGGGACGGAGGGTCGCTCGACCCTTGCTCAAGAATTCGGGGACACCGCCCTAGACCCCGCTACCGTGCCGGAGTCGAAGGCTGAAAATCGATGGGAACTCGACGAAATGCGGAGGAAACCGTGAAGATTCAGGTTCTGGGTCCGTTGAGTGCCGAAGTCAACGGGGGCTCGATTGTTCCGACGGCCGGCAAGCCGCGCCAGATACTGGCGTTGCTCGCGCTCTACCCGGGGCGGGTGATGCCCGTACCGACCCTGATGGAGGAAGTCTGGGGCACCGACCTGCCGCAGAGCGCGCTCACCACCTTGCAGACCTACATACTGCAGTTGCGCAGAAGGCTCGGTACGGCCATGGGACCGGGCGACCCGGGAGGGGCCAAGGAGGTCCTGGCCACGCGGCACGGCGGCTATCTGCTCCAGATCCCCCCGGAGAGCGTGGACGTCCACGAATACGACCGGCTCGTCGCCGGCGGGCAGAGCGCGTTCGAGGACGGCGACGACGAACGGGCGGCCTCCAAGCTGGCCCAGGCGCTCGCGCTCTGGCAGGGCCCGGCGCTCGTCGACGTGCGCGTGGGACCGATCCTTGAGATCGAGACCATGCGGCTGGAGGAGAGCCGGCTGGTGACCGTCGAACGGCGCATCGACGTGGACCTGCGCCTGGGGCGGCACACCGAGGTCCTCGCCGAGCTCACCGAACTGATCGCCCGGCACCCGCAGCACGAGGGGCTGCACTCGCAGGCGATGGTGGCGCTGTACCGCAGCGGCCGCCAGGCCACCGCGCTCGACGTCTACCGACGGCTGCGGATGCGCCTCATCGAGGACCTCGGTGTCGAACCCTCGCCGCAGCTCCAGCGCCTCCACCAGGCGATGCTGACGGTCGATCCGGCACTGGACGTGGTGGCGGGCCCGCGACGGGGCTCTACGTTCGATCTCTACGCGGCCTGAGATGCCGTGCGACCTCGCGGACCGTGGCCGTTGGCCACGGTCCGCGGCGGCATGACCGGGATCCCGGGCGCGCTCGAGCGCTCCTCGAGCGGGGGTGGTCAGGGTGGGGTGGTTACGAAGGGCGAGGAAGGACAGGGCATGGCACGGGAACAGGGCGTGCGGCTGGTGTGCTTCGCGCATGCCGGAGCCGGTACCTCGGCCTTCCACCGCTGGAATGAACTGCTGGGCCCGGGAGTCACCCCTGATCCCCACCTGCTGCCAGGCCGTGACGGACGGCGCCGTGAGGCCCGCCTGACCACCCGCGAGGCACTGCTGGAGGACCTGGCCGGGCTGATCGGCGAGCAGCCGGACACCCCGTACGTCCTGTACGGGCACAGTCTCGGCGCGCTGGTCGCCTACACGCTCACCTGCGCGCTGCACGCGAAGGGACTGCCGCTGCCCGCGCTGCTGGCCGTCGGCGGCTGCCCGCCGCCCGACGCACCCGGAGGGCTGGCCTCCGTGGCAGACGCCCCCGACGGCGAACTCCTGCGCATCCTGGAGAGTTTCGACGCGGTGCCGCCCGGCACAGACCCCAGCGTGTTCCACCGCTTCGTCTTCCCCGTGCTGCGCGACGACCTGCGCCTGGCCGCCGGGCTGCGGGCCGCCGCCCTGGATCCGTCCACCGGCGGGCCGGTGCCCGTACCCCTGCTGGCCGTCTCCGGCAGCGAGGACCCGGTCGGGCCCGCCGCCCTGCTCGAGGGCTGGCGCGACTGGACCACCGAGCGGTTCGCATCGCGCACCGTGCCCGGCGGACACTTCTTCGTACGCGGCGGCGAACTGCCGCAGCTGCTCGGGCGGGCCTGCCGGATCGTGGGGCGGGCCGGCCGGTGAGGCGGGTCGTCATCACCGGCATCGGGGTGGTCGCCCCGGGCGGTGGCGGCACGAAGGGCTTCTGGTCGCTGCTGACGTCCGGGCGCTCCGCCACCCGCGCCGTCACCTCTTTCGACGCCCGGCCGATGCGCTCGCGCGTCGCAGCCGAAATCGACTTCGACCCCCGCGAGCACGGGCTGAGCGACCGGCACGGCGCCGAACTCGCCCGCGTCGCACAGCTGGCACTGGCCGGAGCCCGCGAGGCGCTCGCCGACAGCGGGGCCGCGCCGTTCCTGGACCCGGTGCGCACGGGGGTCGCCCTCGGCACCGCGCTCGGCTGCGCCGCCGAACTCAGCCTGGAGTACGCCGTGGCCAGCCATGTCGGCGCCCGCTGGCTCGTCGATCCCACCCGGGCCGTGCCCCAGCTCTACGACTACTTCGTGCCGGCCTCACTGGCCGCCGAGGTCGCCCGGGACGCAGGTGCGCAAGGGCCCGTGTCACTCCTCGCCGGCGGCTGCACGGCCGGCCTCGACTCCCTCGGCCACGGTGCCGACCTGATCCGGGAGGGCAGCGCCGACGTCGTGCTCGCCGGGGCCGCCGAGGCTCCGATCTCCCCGGTCACCATGGCCTGCTGCGACAGCATCCGGATCACCTCGCGGCGCAACGCCGAGCCAGCGAGCGCCGCGCGGCCCTTCGACCGGACCCGCGACGGGTTCGTCCTCGGCGAGGGCGCGGGCGTCCTGGTCCTGGAGGAGCGCGAGCGGGCCCGCCGCCGCGGGGCACAGATCTACGCCGAGATCGCGGGGTACGCGAGCCGGTCCGGTGCCGCGCACATGACCGGGCTGAGCGCCGACGGGGCGGAGCTGGCCGAGGCCATCGGCGCCGCGCTCGAGGAGGCCCGGATGGCCCCGTCCGAAGTCGAAAGCGTCAGCGCGCACGGCTCGGGCACCCGGCAGAGCGACCGGCACGAGACCGCCGCCATCAAGCGGGCGCTCGGCCGGCACGCCTATCACGTACCTGTCAGCGCGATCAGCTCGATGACCGGATACCCCCTCGGCGCGATCGGAGCGTTCCAGGCCGCCGCCGGGGCCCTGACGATCGAGCACGCGACGGTTCCGCCGACCGCGCACCTGCGGGTGCCGGACCCGGAGTGCGACCTCGACTACGTCCCCGGCACCGCCCGGGAGCAGCACATGAGTTCGGTGCTCGCCCTCGGCAGCGGCTTCGGCGGGTTCCAGAGCGCGCTGGTGCTCACCCGGCCGGAGCCCGCCTGACCGGTCCGGACCGGTCAGGCGGGCTCCGGCCGGTCAGACCGTGCCGCAGACCGGTCCTG
The window above is part of the Streptomyces sp. NBC_01296 genome. Proteins encoded here:
- a CDS encoding AfsR/SARP family transcriptional regulator gives rise to the protein MDFGAHDAFGARRARSTDGDTGVDFRILGPVEVFDRRTGAHIVPSGAKQRALLGALVVRAGIVLSAERLIHELWGDRPPVSAANALQAHVARLRRLLQGGAPDTGGHEWIATRSMGYLLRPGRATTDAQRFHRLSAEGRSALGSDPVHAAELLRGALALWRGPALEGSTQGPICTVEADRLEELRLTTLETLHDANLRSGRHAEITRDLERLTASHPMRERLYDLQMLALYRCGRQTEALGVYERARRRLADELGVEPGPALRERMEAILHHAPSLAVPRPALPVPPAPSVLLAPSVLLAPSVPLAPLAPAASPDPHAALLELGREIARLGDRIESLSREQEELIRRFNLLAAVPVPGGQLV
- a CDS encoding AfsR/SARP family transcriptional regulator, with translation MKIQVLGPLSAEVNGGSIVPTAGKPRQILALLALYPGRVMPVPTLMEEVWGTDLPQSALTTLQTYILQLRRRLGTAMGPGDPGGAKEVLATRHGGYLLQIPPESVDVHEYDRLVAGGQSAFEDGDDERAASKLAQALALWQGPALVDVRVGPILEIETMRLEESRLVTVERRIDVDLRLGRHTEVLAELTELIARHPQHEGLHSQAMVALYRSGRQATALDVYRRLRMRLIEDLGVEPSPQLQRLHQAMLTVDPALDVVAGPRRGSTFDLYAA
- a CDS encoding beta-ketoacyl-[acyl-carrier-protein] synthase family protein; its protein translation is MRRVVITGIGVVAPGGGGTKGFWSLLTSGRSATRAVTSFDARPMRSRVAAEIDFDPREHGLSDRHGAELARVAQLALAGAREALADSGAAPFLDPVRTGVALGTALGCAAELSLEYAVASHVGARWLVDPTRAVPQLYDYFVPASLAAEVARDAGAQGPVSLLAGGCTAGLDSLGHGADLIREGSADVVLAGAAEAPISPVTMACCDSIRITSRRNAEPASAARPFDRTRDGFVLGEGAGVLVLEERERARRRGAQIYAEIAGYASRSGAAHMTGLSADGAELAEAIGAALEEARMAPSEVESVSAHGSGTRQSDRHETAAIKRALGRHAYHVPVSAISSMTGYPLGAIGAFQAAAGALTIEHATVPPTAHLRVPDPECDLDYVPGTAREQHMSSVLALGSGFGGFQSALVLTRPEPA
- a CDS encoding thioesterase II family protein, which codes for MAREQGVRLVCFAHAGAGTSAFHRWNELLGPGVTPDPHLLPGRDGRRREARLTTREALLEDLAGLIGEQPDTPYVLYGHSLGALVAYTLTCALHAKGLPLPALLAVGGCPPPDAPGGLASVADAPDGELLRILESFDAVPPGTDPSVFHRFVFPVLRDDLRLAAGLRAAALDPSTGGPVPVPLLAVSGSEDPVGPAALLEGWRDWTTERFASRTVPGGHFFVRGGELPQLLGRACRIVGRAGR